CCCGGTCGTCCGCGACCTGGTGGTCGACCGTTCGCGGCTGTTTCGCGCGCTCGAAAAGGTCAAGGCGTGGATCCCGGTGGATGGCTATCACGAAATGGGGCCGGGTCCGCGGCAGTCGCCGGACATGCAGCAGCAGGCCTATCCGCTCAGTCAGTGCATGAGCTGCGGCTGCTGTTTGGAAGCCTGCCCGCAGTATCTCAAGGTGGAGGTGGAGCAGGCCGCCGGCCACGCCGGTGAACCCGCCGAGACCGACGAACAGTTTGCCGAGCGGCAGCGGGTGGAATACGACCGTCACTTCATCGGCGCGCACGCCATCAGCCAGGTGGTGCTGTTCAACACGCATCCGACCGGGGCGCTGAACGCGGGCGAGCGGCTGGACGCCTTGATGGCCGAAGGGGGCCTGCAAGTTTGCGGCAACGCCCAGAATTGCGTGGCGGTTTGTCCCAAGGAGATTCCGCTCACCACTTCCATCGCCCGCGCCGGCCGCGCCACCACGCTGCACTCCCTCAAACGCTGGTTCGATCGTTGAGTTCAGCCGAAATTGGAAAATACCGTAATGTTGCGCGCGCCATGCATGACACGAGCGATTCGCACGCCATGAACATCCGGAAGATAAAAAATGACGTAGCTTCCGACCGAGAAGCTGCGCAGGTCGGGACGAAGATCGTCACGCTTTTCGCCAAGCTCGGGGAAATCCGCCGACAGGCGAAACCGCTCGTAGAACGCACTGACCAGCCGCCGCGCTGCAGCGCGCTTGTCGCGCGCGACATATTCACGGATTTCGGCGAGATCCGTCCGCGCCAGATGGGACAGGGCGAACCGCCTCATGCGCCGTTCTTCTTCGCTCGCAGCCGTCGCGCCTCCGTTTCAATGTCGTCCAAAAACCGCTCCAACGATTCGTCGTCATGCTCGGTAAACTCACCGGTGGAGAACTGTGCTATGCCCGCGTCAAGCTTTGCCAGCAGCCGCTCGCGCTGCTCCAATAGACCGAATGCCGTCCGCACGACTTCACCGGCACTTGGGTAAACTCCACTTTCGACCCGCTGTTGAACAAACGATTCGAACTCTTCGGACAACTGCAAACCCATAAGCACATCTCCCAACAAATCCTCGCTAACCCGTTTGCCGTCTATTTTAACCGCGTAAACGTGACGATGGAAAGTCTCCGACACCCTCTTTTTGTCATGCCACGACCATTCTTCGCCATATCGCTCCGGGCATCCGCCGCGTTCATGCTTCTCTTCGCAGCCTCCGGACGGGCGGCTGACGACGCGGGTTACTCGCTCCAAGACCCCGAGTTGAAGCTGGTGTCGATCGACTCGTCGGCCGATGAATCGTTCTTTTCGGTGCGGGGCGATTCGATGGGCCGGCTGTTTGTCGGCGGCCGGCGCTCGTTGTTCGTGTACGAACCCGACGAGCGAGGAGGCTATCGGCCGCGGCGGCGGTTGTATCAGTTTCCCGATCATACCTGGATCAACGACATCGCCATCCGCGGCGACGACCTCTACCTGCTCACGGTCAGCGCGCTCTACATCTTGCCCGGCGGCGTCACCCAGCGCGACGGGCTGAACGTGCGGCGGCTCGTGTGGGGCGTTCCCCTGGGCCACGTACACCAGTGTTTTCACGCGCTGGCTTGGGGACCGGAGGGCGACCTGTACCTGTCGATGGGCGATCCGGTGGTCGGCTACGGCGACTTCAGCCGGCCCGACCATTGGTGCCATTGGACGTTCTTCAGCCAGCCCGACGACACGCCCACGCCGTACACGGGCGTCGGCGGCGTGTTTCGCTGCCGGCCGGATGGCAGCGGCTTTCAAGTGGTCGCCCGTGGCATGCGGAACGCGTGCGGTCTGGCCTTCGACCGGCACTGGAACCTGTTTTCCAACGACAACGACCACGAGAGCATTCCCGATTTATACGTGCCCGGCCGGCTGCTGTACGCGACGCCGCACGCCGAGTTTTTCTGGCCGCGGGGCTGGATGGTGGAAAAGACGCCCGAGCGCCGCGACCTGCTCGATACGCTGTTCGCCGGCATGGGCCGGGCAGTTCCGGTCGGCCAGGCGTATTATCACGACGACTTCCTGCCGGCCCGTTACCGCGACAACCTGCTCGTGGCCCGCTGGTGTACGCGCAGCGTGACGCGCTATCCGCTCCAGCGGCGGGGCGCCGGCTTCAAGGCCGACGAGCACGTGCTCTTGGCGTGCCAGAACGACGCCCGGCCGGTGGGCGTGTGCGTGGGCCGCGGCGGCCGCATCTTCGCCACGGTGGCCCATATGGCCCACAACGAAGGTTCGCCGGCCTACAAGAGCGACCTCGTGATGATCACCCGCCGCGACGATCCCGCATCGCATCCGTTTGCCGCGATCGATCTTGCGCGGGCCAAGCAGCGGCAACTTTGGGCGGAACTGTCGAACGCATCGTGGTCGAGGCGCAGCGCGGCCCACGTCGAACTGCTGCGGCGCGGCGAGGCGCTGCTCGGCGAGGCGGCCGAACGGCTGCGCCGCGTTTCTCCCGATGATCCCAGCCGGTCCCATTTGATCTGGCTTACTGCGGCCGGCGCTGGCGGCAAGCCCGATGAGTTGATCGCATTTACGCGGGACAAAGGCACCGACATCCGCCTGCAAGCCATTCGGGCGCTGGCCGAGTTTGCCCCTCAAACCACGCCGCGAGAGGTTTTCATCGCCGCCCTGCACGATTCCGACCTGCAAGTGCAACACGCAGCTTTGCTGGCTTTCTTTCGAACGGTTGGCCCTTTGCCCGATGAGGTGCTTGCCGACCCGGCGCGCAGCGGCGATAGCTACTTGCGGCAGACCGCGGCGCTGCTTCTGGCGGAACGAGCGACCTGCGACGACCTGGCGCGTCTCTGCGCCGCCCGCCGCGACGCGGCCAGCCGGTTGGCGGGCGTGTTGGCCGCCGGTTTTCGGCTGACCGTGCCGCCGGCCACGCAGCCGATTGCCGGCGATTTGCCGCTGGCAAAACTCCCTTCTCCGGAGCAACACCTCATCCAGTTCGCCGACGCCAAGATCGATCTCCGCGAGCGCGGACGCATCGGCAACTTCACCATGGCCGAGCACTGGCGGGCAGGCCAACACTCGACCGAGCAAGAGCAACTCTTTTCGCTGTTGGTCGAGCGGCTGGCCGATGCCGACGAGCCGGTCCGCTTGCAGGCCGCCCACTTCTTGCGGTTGCTGAACGACGCCCGGAGCGAACCGGCCGTCGCCCGGGTCGTCGAAGAAAGCGAAGAGCGCCGCCTGGCAGTCGCGCCGTTGAAGGGCGTCGGCCGTGTCTGGCTGGCCGGGCCTTTTGCCGATCACGGGCGGGGTTTTCAAACGGGGCATCCACCCGAAGCGGCGGCCATCGACCTGTCGGCCCTTTATCCGCAAGGCGACGCCAAGATCGCCTGGAAAGAGGTCGAGAACTCCACGCACATCGATCTGGCGCGCAAGTTCGGACCCTGCGACGATGCGTCGTTCTATGCCTATTTCCGCCTGGAGACCGTGCGGCGCGAGCGCGTGCGGCTGATGGTCGGTTCCGACGACGGCGTCAAGGTCTGGCACAACGGCCGCGAGGTCTGGTCGCAGGATGTGGTGCGCGCGGCGCTGCCGTTGCAAGATGTCGTGCCGCTCGTACTTGAGCCGGGCGGCAACGATGTGCTGGTCCGCGTACAAAATGTATCGGGCGACTGCGGCATGTATCTGCACTATCGGGCGTTGGGAAGCGTGGCGCTGCGGTTGCCCGAAAAGCTGGGAGCCGATTCTCTGGCCGAGCGGCTGAAGAGCGCGGCCGGCCAGAGCGGCAACGAGCTAAGCGGCGAGTTTCTCAAGGTCGATTGGACGAAGACCGTGGCCGAGGCCGACGCGGGCCAGGGCCGGCGGCTGTTCGAGAAGCTGGGCTGCGTCAAGTGTCACGCCGTCAGCGCCGATGCCTCCGGCACGGGCGGCCCCAGCCTGGCCGACGCGGCCAAGCGATTCACGCTGGCCTATCTGGTTGAATCCGTGTTGTTGCCCAGCAAGCAAATGTCGCCGCTTTTCCGTCGGACTTCGATCGAAACCGACGCCGGGCAGGTTGTCACCGGCCTGGTGGTGAGTGAGACGGCCGACGGCCTGGAGTTGCTCCAGCAAGACGGCACGCGCCGGACTCTCGTGAAGAGCGAGGTCGCCCGGCGCGATCTCCAGGAGCTTTCGCCGATGCCCGTCGGCATCGTGAAAACGCCCGCGGAGCTAAGCGAGCTGCTGGCCTACCTGCTCCGCGGAGAGCAATGAGCTGATACAATATCGCGGCGTGATGTTGATGGCCAACGTCAGCGAAGCATCGCGCGAGAGTGGCGGAATTGGCAGACGCGCTGGACTTAGGATCCAGTGGGGAAACCCATCCGGGTTCGAGTCCCGGCTCTCGCACTGCAACGAGTTATACTTCACGCGGCCGAGAATGAGACGTGGGTGGCGGCTGGGGCAGAGTCTGGCCGCGTGGAGGCTGGCACCTCGTTGATCTTGGCGGCCGGGCGATGCCCCGGTTGGACGCACCGGGGCATCGCTTGGCCGCCACGCCATTGAAAGTCGGCAGCCGCTATCGGGCCAAGCTCTGCCCCAGCCACCGCTTTTCCTGGCGGGCATTGAACGTTTCCAGCAGCGTGTGGCGGGGCAATCCGTGTGCCAATCGCCGGTCTGTAACGGTTGTGCCGCAAATTACTGATGTAGCGTTGGTGCCGAAGACGATAGGCCCTAAGACGCCGCCGAAAAAAAGGCCGCGCGTGCGCTTGTTCTGCTGTCTGGGCTGGGAAAGGACTTACCCTCATGACGCCGGAATCGCTGTTCCGTCGGTTTTGCCAACGTCTGCGCAAAAAAACGCGCCAACGGCCCCGCTTCACCAAAGCGGGCGTCCTGGGCCGCACCATCGAAAACCTGGAAGACCGCAGTCTTCTCTCGGCCACCTATCTACCCATCAACCCCACGGGCGCCGCCGACCCCTCGAACATGGCCGCGCTCGGCGGACAGGTGCTCTTCGCCGCCAACGACGGTTCCACCGGCGTCGAACTCTGGAAGAGCGACGGTACGGTGTCGGGCACCACGCTCGTCAAAGACATCAATCCGGGCAGCACCGTCATCAACAGCGTGACAACTCCCAACAGCTCCGATCCCACCGATCTGGTGACGGTCGGCGGCTACGTCTACTTCGCCGCCAACGACGGCAGCGACGGCACCCAGCTTTGGAGAAGCGACGGCACCGCCTCGGGCACCACCATGGTGACCGGTCTCAACGCGTCGGGCGGAGGCATCGCTCCGGCCGACCTCACCAACCTCAACGGCAAGCTGTTCTTCGCGGCCAACGACGGCAGCGACGGCACGCAGGTCTGGACCACCGACGGCACCGCGGCCGGCACGGTCATGATCAGCAACCTGCGGCCCTCCAGCGGCGCGGCCGACCCCTCGCAGCTTACGGCCGTCGGCAGCTCGCTCTTTTTTACGGCGAACGCCGGCGCGTCGGGCACTCAGCTTTATGTGACCAGCGGCTCGTTGGCAGGCACGCACCTCGTCTACGGCGTCACCAACGGCACGATCGGCGCTTCACCCTCCGATCTCACCGACGTCAACGGCACACTCTACTACGCGGGCTACGACAGCGTGTACGGCAACCAGTTGTGGAAGAGCGACGGCACGGCCGGCGGCACCGAAATGGTGACCGAAATCGGGTCCGGAAGCTCGTTTCCGACCAGCTTGACCGACGTCGCCGGCACGCTGTATTTCGCGGCCAACGACGGCACGCACGGCGTGCAGCTTTGGAAAAGTGACGGCACCGCCGCCGGCACCACGATGGTCGCCGACATCAATACCAGCGCAGCCGGAGCGAGCTCCTATCCGGCCGAGTTGACCGACGTCGATGGCGTGCTCTACTTCCGGGCCAACGACGGCGTCAACGGCACGCAGCTTTGGAAAAGCGACGGAACCGCGGCCGGAACGACGATGGTGGCAGCCGTCAACGCCGGCAGCGTCGGCTCGACGCCCGACAATCTGACGGCCGCCAACGGTTACCTCTTTTTCACCGCCAATGACGGCGTACACGGCTTCGAACTTTGGCAAAGCGACGGCACGGCGGCCGGCACCACGCTGTTGGCCGACATCAATCCGGGCGCGCCCAGCTCGAACCCCAGCAATCTGACGTCGGCCGGCAACACCCTGTTTGCCGCGGCCAACGACGGCACGCACGGCGTTTCACTGTATGCCGCGGCCATTCCCACCCCGCGGCCCGTGCTGGCCGAGGCAACATACTATTACAGTCCCGGCGGGATGATCACCGCCGCGGCGCCCGGCGTGTTGAGCGGGGCCACACCGACCTCCGGCACGCTCACCGCCGTGCTGGTCAGCCCGCCCTCGCACGGATCGCTGACCCTCCACAGCGACGGCTCGTTCACCTACACGCCCGACGCGGGATTCCGGGGAAAAGACACGTTCACCGTGAGCGCGACGAACGGTTCGAGCAGTTCGGCACAGAACGCCGTC
This portion of the Pirellulales bacterium genome encodes:
- the sdhB gene encoding succinate dehydrogenase iron-sulfur subunit, coding for MDQSTTTHSAPSSHAAHEHNGHAAARPTTFTVRVLRQDAPGEPSYWERHTVLRENDMNVISVLQRVAAQARTSDGKPVPPVAWDCNCLEEVCGACTMLVNGRVRQACTALVDRLLEEEPGEIELRPVTKFPVVRDLVVDRSRLFRALEKVKAWIPVDGYHEMGPGPRQSPDMQQQAYPLSQCMSCGCCLEACPQYLKVEVEQAAGHAGEPAETDEQFAERQRVEYDRHFIGAHAISQVVLFNTHPTGALNAGERLDALMAEGGLQVCGNAQNCVAVCPKEIPLTTSIARAGRATTLHSLKRWFDR
- a CDS encoding type II toxin-antitoxin system RelE/ParE family toxin, with amino-acid sequence MRRFALSHLARTDLAEIREYVARDKRAAARRLVSAFYERFRLSADFPELGEKRDDLRPDLRSFSVGSYVIFYLPDVHGVRIARVMHGARNITVFSNFG
- a CDS encoding type II toxin-antitoxin system ParD family antitoxin, encoding MGLQLSEEFESFVQQRVESGVYPSAGEVVRTAFGLLEQRERLLAKLDAGIAQFSTGEFTEHDDESLERFLDDIETEARRLRAKKNGA
- a CDS encoding c-type cytochrome, with product MLLFAASGRAADDAGYSLQDPELKLVSIDSSADESFFSVRGDSMGRLFVGGRRSLFVYEPDERGGYRPRRRLYQFPDHTWINDIAIRGDDLYLLTVSALYILPGGVTQRDGLNVRRLVWGVPLGHVHQCFHALAWGPEGDLYLSMGDPVVGYGDFSRPDHWCHWTFFSQPDDTPTPYTGVGGVFRCRPDGSGFQVVARGMRNACGLAFDRHWNLFSNDNDHESIPDLYVPGRLLYATPHAEFFWPRGWMVEKTPERRDLLDTLFAGMGRAVPVGQAYYHDDFLPARYRDNLLVARWCTRSVTRYPLQRRGAGFKADEHVLLACQNDARPVGVCVGRGGRIFATVAHMAHNEGSPAYKSDLVMITRRDDPASHPFAAIDLARAKQRQLWAELSNASWSRRSAAHVELLRRGEALLGEAAERLRRVSPDDPSRSHLIWLTAAGAGGKPDELIAFTRDKGTDIRLQAIRALAEFAPQTTPREVFIAALHDSDLQVQHAALLAFFRTVGPLPDEVLADPARSGDSYLRQTAALLLAERATCDDLARLCAARRDAASRLAGVLAAGFRLTVPPATQPIAGDLPLAKLPSPEQHLIQFADAKIDLRERGRIGNFTMAEHWRAGQHSTEQEQLFSLLVERLADADEPVRLQAAHFLRLLNDARSEPAVARVVEESEERRLAVAPLKGVGRVWLAGPFADHGRGFQTGHPPEAAAIDLSALYPQGDAKIAWKEVENSTHIDLARKFGPCDDASFYAYFRLETVRRERVRLMVGSDDGVKVWHNGREVWSQDVVRAALPLQDVVPLVLEPGGNDVLVRVQNVSGDCGMYLHYRALGSVALRLPEKLGADSLAERLKSAAGQSGNELSGEFLKVDWTKTVAEADAGQGRRLFEKLGCVKCHAVSADASGTGGPSLADAAKRFTLAYLVESVLLPSKQMSPLFRRTSIETDAGQVVTGLVVSETADGLELLQQDGTRRTLVKSEVARRDLQELSPMPVGIVKTPAELSELLAYLLRGEQ
- a CDS encoding ELWxxDGT repeat protein, whose protein sequence is MTPESLFRRFCQRLRKKTRQRPRFTKAGVLGRTIENLEDRSLLSATYLPINPTGAADPSNMAALGGQVLFAANDGSTGVELWKSDGTVSGTTLVKDINPGSTVINSVTTPNSSDPTDLVTVGGYVYFAANDGSDGTQLWRSDGTASGTTMVTGLNASGGGIAPADLTNLNGKLFFAANDGSDGTQVWTTDGTAAGTVMISNLRPSSGAADPSQLTAVGSSLFFTANAGASGTQLYVTSGSLAGTHLVYGVTNGTIGASPSDLTDVNGTLYYAGYDSVYGNQLWKSDGTAGGTEMVTEIGSGSSFPTSLTDVAGTLYFAANDGTHGVQLWKSDGTAAGTTMVADINTSAAGASSYPAELTDVDGVLYFRANDGVNGTQLWKSDGTAAGTTMVAAVNAGSVGSTPDNLTAANGYLFFTANDGVHGFELWQSDGTAAGTTLLADINPGAPSSNPSNLTSAGNTLFAAANDGTHGVSLYAAAIPTPRPVLAEATYYYSPGGMITAAAPGVLSGATPTSGTLTAVLVSPPSHGSLTLHSDGSFTYTPDAGFRGKDTFTVSATNGSSSSAQNAVVTVESSDYRWVANLYTVVLGRAAGAATDAEITYWVDQLAAGTTRAEISEVFTHSNEYDTHLVNGYFEQLLGRAADPSALSYFVAELEAGVSSDTVVAQIVSSSEFTTMAGSTNGFVSNLYNALLGRLPTGAEFRYWVGQLNAGVTPQEVASIFVASTEYREIAINNLYEQYLQRAADADGMAFWLAEFQNGQTSQALAATLAASEEFYAT